One stretch of Bombina bombina isolate aBomBom1 chromosome 7, aBomBom1.pri, whole genome shotgun sequence DNA includes these proteins:
- the LOC128635888 gene encoding LOW QUALITY PROTEIN: nucleolar protein 11-like (The sequence of the model RefSeq protein was modified relative to this genomic sequence to represent the inferred CDS: substituted 1 base at 1 genomic stop codon), with protein sequence MAVFSEEFTLCGLLPGAGGDRFCGLQGVENSGNPDRVLVTDSARAVTVYKVSDQKPLGSWTVKQGQQITCPAVFNHETGEYIVVHDQKVLRIWKDDDVNLQKVFKAALSADVCRVHTLPGAEPLVVFRGGAVQFLDSLLADPQQEIKSVLTAGEQILCSKMFMEAGRSVLVYITQKMQDYFVHIWIFSPNFHRTYKLKAATEEYSALSFSCSLKNQMLTLLILYSNSSVDHTSVSLIQHEEMAEIPLLMSPLLHLPEPTDSGAVAILDDSHLAMLTSASKQKGCLSIWNTTFQTIQVTREFPQKTSTQLWCYDGKLYLQHGKALVLVPYSCETSCLASALGKRRNIQTSALENVSIVNWESYIANESQSKQLSTKKNSRQKKSKEDSEDNAEVTSLLADITNSPQDQIKWILRKALVNVGSADFQITVCKVALELMNRCKSDPQFYPQSALVQLIQTNKLSYSLCPDKVFIALKNQDVCLLQLCLXSFPDVKEPILCSCLKTFLSVAEDKLTEVEIDVESAVYYIDTIKSTNESEAPEETALVQNGFSPAVLEEDSCDVQIVEKTPEKALLQIPPVTVKRAALLNSVLTSAYSETFLLPHLKDLSAEQVILLLWYLHCLYVKCNENLTVDLPGKDAPSVTQIMDWMSLLLDAHFTVVVMLPEAKKLLRSLQKFVRSQLKFYSELNNIEGSLTELQKLNNKQDRGQYSIEVLELF encoded by the coding sequence ATGGCCGTGTTCAGTGAGGAGTTCACGTTGTGTGGGCTTCTCCCTGGGGCTGGTGGCGACCGCTTCTGTGGGCTGCAGGGTGTGGAGAACAGTGGAAATCCTGACAGAGTGCTAGTTACTGACTCTGCCAGGGCTGTCACTGTATATAAGGTATCGGATCAAAAACCTTTAGGGAGTTGGACAGTGAAACAAGGTCAACAGATCACCTGTCCTGCTGTGTTTAATCATGAAACTGGAGAGTATATTGTTGTTCATGACCAAAAGGTTTTAAGAATATGGAAGGATGACGATGTAAACTTACAGAAAGTGTTTAAAGCAGCGCTGTCTGCAGATGTGTGCCGTGTCCATACTCTCCCTGGTGCTGAACCACTGGTGGTGTTcagaggtggtgctgtacaatttTTGGACTCTCTGCTTGCTGACCCACAACAAGAAATTAAATCTGTTTTAACAGCTGGAGAGCAGATTCTATGTTCAAAGATGTTTATGGAAGCTGGTCGCTCTGTCTTAGTATATATCACTCAGAAGATGCAGGATTATTTTGTGCATATTTGGATATTTAGCCCTAATTTTCATCGAACCTACAAACTCAAAGCAGCCACAGAAGAATACAGTGCTTTAAGTTTTTCATGTTCTCTGAAAAACCAAATGCTCACTCTTCTTATTTTATACTCTAACAGCAGTGTGGATCATACATCCGTGTCACTTATTCAGCATGAGGAGATGGCAGAAATTCCTTTACTTATGTCTCCACTACTTCACCTACCAGAACCCACAGACTCCGGTGCTGTTGCCATCCTTGATGATTCCCATTTAGCTATGCTGACATCTGCTTCAAAACAAAAGGGTTGCCTCTCTATATGgaatacaacgtttcagaccatTCAAGTTACAAGAGAATTTCCACAGAAAACCAGCACTCAGCTTTGGTGTTATGATGGTAAGCTGTATTTGCAACATGGAAAAGCCTTGGTATTGGTACCATACTCCTGCGAAACATCATGCTTGGCATCAGCTCTTGGAAAACGTAGAAACATTCAGACATCAGCTTTAGAAAATGTTTCAATTGTGAATTGGGAATCCTATATAGCAaatgaatcacagtcaaaacaattAAGCACCAAAAAAAATTCTAGGCAGAAGAAAAGTAAAGAGGACTCCGAGGACAATGCAGAGGTAACATCACTTCTTGCAGATATTACGAATTCTCCCCAAGATCAGATCAAATGGATCCTGCGGAAGGCTTTAGTTAACGTTGGATCTGCAGATTTTCAGATCACTGTTTGCAAAGTAGCATTAGAACTTATGAACCGATGTAAAAGTGATCCCCAGTTTTATCCACAAAGTGCTCTGGTGCAACTCATACAGACAAATAAATTGTCTTACAGTTTGTGTCCTGATAAGGTTTTCAttgcattgaagaatcaggatGTCTGCTTGTTACAGCTATGCTTGTGAAGTTTCCCCGACGTTAAAGAGCCCATTCTATGCTCTTGTTTAAAGACCTTTCTAAGTGTTGCTGAAGATAAACTGACAGAGGTAGAAATAGATGTGGAGTCAGCTGTATATTATATTGATACCATCAAGTCTACTAATGAATCAGAGGCTCCTGAAGAGACTGCCCTGGTCCAGAATGGGTTTAGTCCGGCTGTTCTGGAGGAGGACAGTTGTGATGTTCAGATAGTTGAGAAAACACCTGAAAAGGCTCTGCTGCAAATTCCTCCAGTCACTGTGAAAAGAGCTGCACTTCTAAATTCAGTTCTCACCTCGGCGTACAGTGAGACCTTCCTTCTGCCTCATCTGAAAGATCTGTCTGCTGAGCAAGTGATTTTACTCCTTTGGTATTTGCACTGCTTGTATGTGAAGTGCAATGAAAATCTTACGGTTGACCTTCCAGGCAAGGATGCGCCCTCTGTTACCCAGATCATGGACTGGATGAGCTTGCTGTTGGATGCACATTTTACAGTTGTGGTGATGCTGCCTGAAGCTAAAAAGTTGCTGCGTAGTCTTCAGAAGTTTGTGAGAAGTCAGCTGAAGTTTTATTCAGAGCTGAACAATATTGAAGGAAGTTTAACTGAGCTGCAGAAATTAAACAATAAACAAGACCGTGGACAATATTCCATAGAAGTTCTGGAACTGTTTTAG